The Glycine max cultivar Williams 82 chromosome 17, Glycine_max_v4.0, whole genome shotgun sequence genome contains the following window.
TAagtacttatattatttttttcttttttaagatgTTTGCATAAGTGTATGAGATAACCATTAAAATTTTCGCCCAAGTCATTTCAAAACATTTAGTTAGGAGTCAGGCTAGGGgccaatgaatatatataatcatcCATGTATTCCCTTCAAATATAACTTTCTCAGGCCTACACTTATTCCTAATAAATCAACCATGTTACTGTTAGCTACCACGTCGTGTATTCCCTGCTTGAaaacttttcttcttttgcaCATCCTCATCCTTCCAATAATTGTTCAACCACTTTCCTTCAACATAACCAACTTTAACGATACTGAAAGCACAAACCTGATATTTGGTGGCGAATCCAGGATTATTATTCAGAACGGAACCATTGTTCTCAACTCAGACATCGGCAATGGAGTTGGACGAGCCACCTATGGCCAACCTCTGTGCTTCAAAAACTCTTCTAACGGACATGTCACAGATTTTTCTACTCGCTTTTCGTTCACCATTGATGTGTCCAACAAAACCTTTTTCGGTGATGGCTTTGCCTTCTACGTGGCACCTCATCCCTACCAGATTCCACTCAATTCAGGTGGCGGCCGCCTCGGCTTATACGATGATAACGCACCGGCACCACACAGTAACATCGTTGCTGTCGAATTTGACACTTATGTAAACCGTTATGTTGATCCAAATATGAGGCACGTGGGGATCAACAACAACTCTGCGATGTCTCTTGCTTATGACAGGTTTGATATTGAGAGCAACATAGGGAAGATGGGGCATGCGTTGATAACTTACAATGCTTCTGCCAAACTCCTTTCTGTGTCGTGGTTCTTTGAGGGAACTAGTTCTGGTTTTACACCTAATGCTAATTCTCTTTCGTACCGTATTGACCTAGGGGAAGCTCTACCAGAGTGGGTCACTATTGGGTTTTCGGGTGCAACCGGCTCGTTAAAGGAGGAAAATGTTATTCATTCCTGGGAATTCAGTTCAACCATGAACTCTATGCATTCAGAGGTAAGCAATGAAAATGATGATAGGATCATGGTTAAATACAAGTTTCAAGTCAAAGCAGTAGTTGTTGCGGTGATGACtacttgtgttttttttgtgCTCGTGATTATTGGAGTTTATTGGTTGATCATCAAGAAGAGAAGAAGTGAGGATGGTTATGATCTGGATAGGGAAACTATACCTAGAAGATTTTATTACAAAGAACTAGTAGCAGCCACCAATGGATTTGCTGATGATAGAAAGCTTGGACGAGGAGGCTCGGGACAGGTTTACAAAGGGATTCTGAGTTACTTAGGAAGGGATGTTGCTGTCAAAAGGATTTTCACTAACTTGGAAAATTCCGAGAGAGTTTTCATCAACGAGGTTAGGATCATAAGCCGTCTTATACATAGAAACTTGGTGCAGTTCATAGGGTGGTGCCATGAGGAAGGAGAGTTTGTGTTGGTTTTTGAGTACATGCCTAATGGAAGCCTGGACACAATCTCTTTGGGGAGAAAAAAGCTTTGGCGTGGGATGTTAGGTAATGTTAGCtattttggtttaataaattatttggtttacatttaaatttctgTACATGTACATGtacattttaactaattttaatccttatatatACATTTCTTAATTCATTTTAGTTCCCACAATTTTAGATATTAAGGACGAAAACATATTATAAAAAGTGTATGTATATAAGGACTAGCTAAAGCGTCTAACTTATAGATGtagaaattaaaacataaagatTATAAGGTATAGCAatgaaatgagtaattaaacctaGTTAtacttttatcttcttttatatgtttttttttccagctTAACATATTTATCTACTCTTATTGAAACCTTTGCGATATTTTACGTTCTCAATTCTCTTTACAGGTATAAGGTAGCTTTAAGCGTGACTTTAGCACTTCGTTATCTTCATGAGGATGCAGAGCAATGTGTTCTTCATAGGGATATTAAGTCAGCAAACGTGTTGTTGGACACGAATTTTAACACCAAACTTGGTGATTTTGGGATGGCAAAGTTGGTGGATCCAAGGTTGAGAACTCAAAGGACAAGGGTGGTGGGGACTTATGGGTACCTTGCTCCAGAATATATCAATGGAGGCAGGGCTAGTAAGGAATCAGACATTTATAGTTTTGGTGTTTTGGCTCTTGAAATTGCATGTGGAAGGAGGACTTACAAAGATGGGGAGTTTCATGTGCCTCTTGTGAAATGGGTGTGGCAACAATATGTGGGAGGGAATGTTCTGAATGTTGTTGATGAGAGACTAAACAAGGAGTTTAATGTGAATGAAATGACAAGCTTGATTATTGTGGGGTTGTGGTGTACTAACCCAAATGACAAGGAAAGGCCCAAGGCTGCACAAGTAATCAAGGTTCTTCAGCTTGAAGCGCCATTGCCAGTGCTACCACTTGATATGCATGATCGTCCTCCTCCTTCTCTAGCTATGCACGCACAACAACCCACTAATTATTCCTCACAATCACTACCTTTCACTAACAGCATTATAAGTGTTGGACGTTAATTTGCTAAGTTAGGCTTTGAACTCATCTATTTCAAGCAGTAGGTTTAAGTAGTTATGCGTTTTATGTataattcattttgttttatgattttgatttcttttgagaCAAAATGTAATGGTTGGAATATATAATTTACCTTTGAATAATGTTTGTTTCACtttcttaattaagtttttacacTAACCATTAATGGAAAGCAGTCATGTGAATTATCATATAATTCTTAAGCTAtcaattccttaaaaaaagaaacataaagagaaaaaaaaaatctaaaatttaaaacaactagACAACAAAAGAAAACGTGCAAGACTAAGCAACAAGATTGCAACTACCTAGAAAACTACAAAAAACACAACTCCACATATATGTTGCGCCACATGGAAGACCTTGACCAGCCTGCTCTATGACAAGGTTACCCGAGGTAAAAGTTGCTTTATTGAGCAACACttgaattatgaaattaataaacaatataCACCTAAAAGGGGGAGTTTAATCGGGTGTTCGTCAACatggaaaactttttttttcgcAAATGACTTTTTAAGTTAATAGAAAAGGAAATCTTCCAACATTAAAACataagaaaagggaaagaaaaagcataaaacaagaattATATTAGTTTGCTCAACTTTGAACCACATCTAATCCCACCACCCAGAAGGAATCCATTTAGCCTAACCAGGTTAGGCTAAGTATTCTTCTCAGCTTGTTCGGGCCTTACAACAGTGATCTTATATATAACTCAACATCACAAAACCTAACTATTTGTTCATCATCAAGCCTTTCCAAGTTTACACAAACAATATGCTTGATGTAACAAAAAATCAACTCATttatgagaatatatatatatatatatatatatatatataagcggCAAaacgattatatatataaataagaggGCACTAGAAGTGCCCTTGAATGTATACATAGTAAATAACTATCCCTAAATCAACATATATAAATGGCCACTGGTTACAGAGAATTTACGAGAGTGATCAAATAAATTCTATGTAACCAAAGTCAATAGTTGATCGAGAGACCCCCAAACCTAACTCCGtgatatatataacaattacaACTACAATGATTAGATGTCCCTTCCACCAATTGACGGATTCAACCAAGCTATACTATTGTAGCTATGAAATGGATGTTAGCAGTATCATCCCACTTCCAACACCTAAATCCACCGACACACAAGTCCACTCAAAACACCCCATCAGAAACTATCCAAATAGAGAGTCCCACATACTCGAGTTAAGTCTAACAGTAACATCAACAACACAACACACAACTCATATTCCAGGAATATAATTAGTCATGAAGGCAGACACTTGGGTTACTAGCCCACTGAACATACAAGAATTGGAAGCTAGGATGTTTGTTGGACAACCACGTCTATGATAAGAAAAAAGGATATCATCAAACAATTTTGTAAAAGCAACCTCAGTATCATTGAAAATGGCTGCATTTCTGGCCTTCCAACGCAAAAACATAACTGCGCGCCATATGATTTTCCAAGGATTTAACTATGAAGGGCAATGTAGTCAAATTCGTAGCTCGAAAGTGGAACAAAGAGGAGATAAAAGATCATGATTAAGATCGTAACACGACTCGTAAGAGTTATACaggtgtataaaaaaattatatttacaaacatatacatacattaaaaaaaagttataaaagtaTTATCAAAatgtatgtttatttttttattttattataccgCTTGCAACggcaattattttcttttttcttttttggaaagGCTGCAATTATTTTCTGAACCTCAAGCATGTGATGTCGGCCTAATCATTGCTTTTTTAAATCTAGTCGTAtcgattaattatttaattcctAGATGTAATTTTTTTGGAGTATCGTTcggatttaaaattaaattttttttatagaaaatatatatatatatatatatatatatatatatatatatatatatatatatatatatttataaagttCCATTCCAAGTTAACTCTTATTCAAAGATGAAGCCTGTCCACAGCTTTGAGCCTGCTATTCTAAGTCGTCCTCGTTCCAAGTCAAGAAAGATGAAATCAACAGTCATATTCTTATATCACTAAGTCAAGGCCATTTCAAGTACGTTGATGAAGCTTGTCCACAGCTTTGAGCCTGCTATTCTAAGTCGTCCTCATTCCAAGTCAAGAAAGATGACATCAACAGTCATATTCTTATATCACTAAGTCAAGGCCATTTCAAGTACGTCCGGTtaggtaatatatatatatatatatatatatatatatatatatataaaattcatatcttaattattttaaaaagtttaattagatTCCTTAgttattaaaagatttaatcAAATCCTTTaactacttttaaaaaaaaaaaattcaatcaaaaattatatattttattatacagAAGAATCTAATTACAGTGTTTTAAGTAATTAAAGAAACTAATTGAAGTTTCAAATAACTAAATGATCCAATTGAGGAACCAAAAtgaacattttaataattaagaaattaaattaaactttaaaatataattaaaaaaccaaTTGTATAAAGAGTATCTTAAATGGGTGTTTTTGAACTAAGTTTTTAAGCTCAAAAGTTCTCTGATAGAGGTTGGATTCtagaaaaaacattttcaaaaatttatttttttcaaaaaaatattattttttaatatcttttttcaTAGTTAACTTCAAACgtgaaatctaaaaaaaaaaattattcaagaaattaaattgatattaaaatgTACTGTTAAAACATCAACGAGAAAAATTCTTAAACCCTATAAGACAATATAGaacctaaaaaaaatcattcaaaaattcaaaataaattcttCCACTACAAAACAAAGACTATTGTATATATAGATCCTAGTCTATTTTTACGcgtcatataaattataaaataatcggTTCCATGActcccctatatatatatatatattggtgaatcccctaaaaatatatataagacaaTGATGAATCATCTTTTTCTCAAGCCAAGTCTCATATCACTCAGCCGTAACAAACAAACCATGTTGGCTACCTCTGCATGTTTCCACTACTTAGaaacttttcttcttttgtgcACCCTTATGATCCTTCCCATTGTTAAACCACAACCACCACTTTCCTTCAACATAACCAATTTCAACGACAGTACTGGAATCGCCAGCCTCATTGGATGTGTAGGCGTAGCCAGGATTGGCAACGGAACTATAGTACTCACCAACtcactcaacaacaacaacgacaaCAACAGTAGTTTTGATTTTGGACGAGCCATCTATGGCCAACCTATGCGCCTCAAAAACACTTCTAACGGACATGTCGTCGTAACGGATTTTTCTACTCgcttttcattctcttcattCTCCATCGATGGGTCCACTGAATCCGATTTCGGTGAAGGCTTCGCCTTCTACATGGCACCCATTGCCTACCATATTCCGCTCGGTTCAGGTGGTAGTCGTCTTGGGATATACGGTGACAAAGTACACGACCCTACTAACATTGTTGCTGTCGAATTTGACACCTTTCAAAACGTTGGTTTTGATCCACCACTAAACCAGCACGTGGGGATAAATAACAACTCTGTGGTTTCCCTGGCTTACGcaaggtttattttttttttttaattcaaaaatattaattattagtttattagtttttgttaataagaGGCATGGAATTCACCATATTaccctccttcttcttcttcttcttcaccacTTAATCAATCTTATAATTCGTGTCAGGTTGGATATTGAGGGCAACATAGGGAATATGGGGCATGTCTTGATAACTTACAATGCTTCTGCCAAACTCCTTGCTGTCTCATGGTTTTTTGAGGGAAGAAATAGTTCTAGTTCTGCGCCTGAAGCTTCTCTTTCACACCAGATTGACCTCGGGGAAATTCTACCAGAGTGGGTCACTGTTGGGTTTTCGGGTGGGAACGGGAATTCCAAAGGGAAAAATGTTATTCATTCCTGGGAATTCAGTTCAAATATGGATCTAAAATCCACTCGTAATCCAGAGGTAATAAACAAAGGAAGTGACGACATAACTAAATGTAAGTTTCAAGTCAAAGTAGTAGTTGTTGCAGTGACTTgctctattattatttttgtggtCATGGTTATTAGTGCTTCTTGGTTCATTATCAACAAGAGAAGAACCGGTGATGGTTTTGGTTTGGATCATAGAGCAGCTATTCCTAGAAGGTTTAGTTATAACGAATTAGTTGCAGCCACCAACGGTTTTGCAGATGATGGAAGGCTCGGAGAAGGAGGCACTGGACAAGTTTATAAAGGGATTCTGGGCGATTTAGGGCGCGTGGTTGCAGTGAAAAGGATCTTTTCTGATGTTGAAGATTCAGAGAGAATGTTTACGAACGAGGTGAATATTATAAGTCGTCTTATACATAGAAACCTTGTGCAATTCTTGGGGTGGTGCCACGAGCAAGGTGAGCTATTACTGGTTTTTGAGTACTTGACTAATGGAAGTCTTGACACTCATATCTTTGGCAAC
Protein-coding sequences here:
- the LOC100796302 gene encoding L-type lectin-domain containing receptor kinase IX.1; the protein is MMNHLFLKPSLISLSRNKQTMLATSACFHYLETFLLLCTLMILPIVKPQPPLSFNITNFNDSTGIASLIGCVGVARIGNGTIVLTNSLNNNNDNNSSFDFGRAIYGQPMRLKNTSNGHVVVTDFSTRFSFSSFSIDGSTESDFGEGFAFYMAPIAYHIPLGSGGSRLGIYGDKVHDPTNIVAVEFDTFQNVGFDPPLNQHVGINNNSVVSLAYARLDIEGNIGNMGHVLITYNASAKLLAVSWFFEGRNSSSSAPEASLSHQIDLGEILPEWVTVGFSGGNGNSKGKNVIHSWEFSSNMDLKSTRNPEVINKGSDDITKCKFQVKVVVVAVTCSIIIFVVMVISASWFIINKRRTGDGFGLDHRAAIPRRFSYNELVAATNGFADDGRLGEGGTGQVYKGILGDLGRVVAVKRIFSDVEDSERMFTNEVNIISRLIHRNLVQFLGWCHEQGELLLVFEYLTNGSLDTHIFGNRRTLTWDVRYKIALGVARALRYLHEDAEQCVLHRDIKSANILLDTDFNTKVSDFGIAKLVDPRLRTQKTKVVGTYGYLAPEYLNEGRASKESDMYGFGVVVLEIACGRKTYQDAEHNHVPLVNWVWKHYVEGNILNVADKGLNMDFDVDEMTCLLTVGLWCTLHNHKKRPHAEQVISVLKQEATLPKLST